One stretch of Filifactor alocis ATCC 35896 DNA includes these proteins:
- a CDS encoding DUF695 domain-containing protein produces MSKKIKEIPQDWGMYLQGINEKPALTKTNLSLFRLAPIKSYDVRIQFAVYYMNQTESGLPSQEENPKLWEIEDALTEAIQCFDVIDVGLIKCEGAMNLFFYAKEKREELEQIEQSLIQTLSKEFEGYQWNIWFDTDKEWECYLETLYPNKYSMQEIKNNNVLEALQSEGDDFSKERLIEHWAYFETEEACLNFIKKVQSEHFQLFSDDVIDNGQYRYQAGVSRNDSLDDIDEITWYLLDTAEEFGGFYDGWGCGLMK; encoded by the coding sequence ATGAGTAAAAAAATCAAAGAAATCCCACAGGATTGGGGAATGTATTTGCAAGGTATCAATGAAAAACCTGCATTGACGAAAACGAATTTATCTTTATTTCGTTTAGCACCAATAAAATCATATGATGTGAGAATTCAATTTGCTGTATATTATATGAACCAAACAGAATCCGGTCTTCCGAGTCAGGAAGAAAATCCTAAACTTTGGGAGATAGAAGATGCTCTGACTGAAGCAATTCAGTGCTTTGATGTCATAGATGTGGGATTGATAAAGTGTGAGGGCGCAATGAATCTCTTTTTCTATGCAAAAGAGAAGAGGGAAGAGTTGGAACAGATTGAGCAGTCATTAATTCAAACCTTAAGCAAAGAGTTTGAAGGTTATCAATGGAACATTTGGTTTGATACTGACAAAGAATGGGAGTGTTATCTTGAAACGCTCTACCCTAATAAGTATTCGATGCAGGAAATTAAAAACAATAATGTTTTGGAAGCACTACAATCGGAAGGGGATGATTTCTCCAAAGAAAGATTGATTGAGCATTGGGCATATTTTGAAACAGAAGAAGCATGTCTTAATTTCATAAAAAAAGTTCAATCTGAACACTTTCAATTATTCTCGGATGATGTGATTGATAATGGGCAGTATCGGTATCAGGCGGGAGTGTCTCGTAATGATTCTCTTGATGACATTGATGAAATTACTTGGTATCTCCTTGATACAGCCGAAGAGTTCGGTGGTTTTTATGATGGCTGGGGTTGTGGGCTTATGAAATAA
- a CDS encoding DUF2262 domain-containing protein: protein MSNVLKNPFNKTVEDFEKEFCGETFELLIVTVQDVSGAAALKDGYDRPCTHFTACVDVETNEFSTVEGRLEWLVSPEEKEEQGWIYTFEPYKIHHIRCRKRPPMTLEPYMAEVLNNCYALLDYIDDSVSDNRLEALIEEYLKPVVIKDTIGEFTLNRAYSWFEGSVDFNGNRVRVMLDANQDGDVPPKSFLYLKKFTENIEERDSKIREFIVKDLWETAEDWMDSEEEDDLTEEYFYKSLFLSDFSINEEGEMTLYYGDEKEIFAGHAIEVRMNAEGEIKNATLVG from the coding sequence ATGAGTAATGTATTAAAAAATCCGTTCAATAAAACAGTAGAAGATTTTGAGAAAGAGTTTTGTGGAGAAACCTTCGAGCTTTTGATTGTTACTGTACAAGATGTCAGTGGAGCAGCAGCCTTAAAAGATGGTTATGATCGTCCATGTACTCATTTTACAGCATGTGTGGATGTTGAAACAAACGAGTTTTCTACTGTTGAAGGGCGTTTGGAATGGTTGGTTAGTCCTGAGGAAAAAGAGGAACAAGGTTGGATTTACACCTTTGAACCATATAAAATACATCATATTAGATGTAGAAAAAGACCTCCTATGACATTGGAACCATATATGGCAGAAGTGTTAAATAACTGCTACGCTCTACTGGATTATATTGATGATAGTGTCTCGGATAATAGATTAGAAGCATTGATTGAAGAGTATTTAAAACCGGTTGTTATCAAAGACACAATAGGGGAGTTTACATTAAACAGAGCATATTCATGGTTTGAAGGAAGTGTTGATTTTAATGGAAACAGAGTTAGAGTAATGTTGGATGCAAATCAGGATGGCGATGTTCCTCCAAAATCCTTTTTATATCTCAAGAAGTTTACTGAAAATATAGAAGAACGAGATTCGAAAATACGAGAATTTATCGTGAAAGATTTGTGGGAAACAGCAGAAGATTGGATGGATTCTGAGGAAGAAGATGATTTAACAGAAGAATATTTTTATAAGTCATTGTTTCTATCTGATTTCTCCATCAATGAGGAAGGAGAGATGACATTGTATTATGGAGATGAAAAGGAAATTTTTGCAGGTCATGCGATAGAAGTTCGTATGAATGCAGAGGGTGAGATAAAAAATGCAACTTTGGTGGGATAG